In the genome of Onychostoma macrolepis isolate SWU-2019 chromosome 10, ASM1243209v1, whole genome shotgun sequence, the window taaaagtatcataaaaaagaacagaaataaGTTCCTGTGTCTTGCATGGGCATATCTGGGTGTCTAGATAAAGCTATGATACATTCCAGCCAGAGCGGAAGTTTGTTGTTACTTTCCCTATTTTGGAAATCTGTTCCAGAGTCATGTTCTTGATTGAGTCATTTCCATGAAAGATACCTCTAACGTGGGTttactcacacaaacacacacacacacacacacaaacaaaacatatcAGACAAGCACTTTCCTTCTTGTTGATTCTTTAGATTCTTAAGtaactgcatttttaaatatttacttttactcttttttttaatcgaaTAAACACTACTAAATGATTTCTCTCAGTACAAATCAGATTTCAAAATGACACAGTAAAGCATTTAAGTGTCCGGTGGTTCTGAGAAAAACATGTCATGACAACAGTTGGGAAGATCACCTGAGGCGGGATCTGTAAATCATAACTTTTCAAGGGATACGCCATTACCAATATAGAGAAGAACTAGTCTCATCCAGACACAGTAAACATGaataatacatgttaaccattTGCCTATTCCACATCCCTTTGAGGCATGTACCATAACAAAGAGTTGCCACCTGGTTTTGGTTCCCTTATTATAggtgtgcagttttactgtgtTGCAAACAATTTTACAGAGTTTTAAGCATCTGACTTTTCTCAGTGACTAAGAGAATGTTTTAGGGTTTTTCTTTTCATCCTAGataattttttgggggggtgggGGACATATCTTAAACCAAGACAATGCTtctattatgtattttaaaatgggttttagCAATGTTACTGTGGAATAAAATGGCCTTTCACACAGAATCCTCGTAGAAGCACATTTAACTAATCACTGTCTGATCGGGATGTAAATAAATACTCCGCATTCTTTCTCTAAATAGCTTTACAAGAATTAACAGATTAAGGAAGCaggaaatgagaaaaaaatcgcAGTGGCTCCAgagataaaaacagaaaactccAGACATGAAAACAGCATAATGAAATGAGCGCCTGTTGAAACAGAACCCGTCCCTGTTAGAGCATGCAGCAGAACTTCCAACTCACTGCAGGGAAATTAAGTGAAGTAAGTTAAAGCCTTAAAAGGTAAAACGGTATCTATTAAGGTAAAATAAAAGAACTGACAAGCAAAAGTTTACCTGAGTCTTGCTCGTGTGGCTGCTACTAGACCGCGTTATTTTCCAACACTGTTACTGTAACATCTGAATCACCAGAGGAGTGTAATAATCCATTTGCAAGACACTTGCTGATATGAACCAAATTATTTAAATCCCCAGTTTTAAAGTGAGGCGTGTGTTTACCGGTGGGTGTGTGTGGGCTGCTCTACTCCACGAACTCGCGTGCACAGTTAAGAGCTAAAAATGCTGTTGATTAACTTGTGGGAGTTCCGAAAGTTATCCACAAAATGCGGTCTAGGTAGAAGGTTCACTAAGTTTTGACACAAATCCCCCGTGCGCGCTCATAAAGGCGTGGTCACGCTCTGTCACTCTCATAAACTTTTAATTCTGTTACACGCACGTGCCACATACATCATTATGTAATTAAATGTCCTCTCGATGAGACCACAAAAAAATCCTGTGCATCCTTTAATACGCAACttatgtattaaaattaaacataatcTATAACGTCACTACCTACAACCTTCATTCGGTCTCTCCACTCCCTGTGAATCAGACTGTTTAATGAACGTGAGTCGTTTTATGTCGTTCTGACCTCCCTGAATTTCAGCTGTTAAACACTAAAGCTATGTACGCGCctaatgataataatacatCACAATTTCAGAATGTACAATTTTTTTGCTATATATACTCAGatgtattcttattattatattattaatgtcaaaaacaaagcaaactCAGTAGTAAAAACATtgacaacccaagtaatccaaagaaagcaaaacaaataaattcagaaattaagtttggTGTAAGAAagtggaatgacacagggaagaagtattgaacacatgaagaatGGGTGGTGCAAAAAGGTATGGAAAGCCAAGATACCAGCagaaatctatcagtaattagaaagcaacCCTGCCCcttgtcagtggaaattaatattagctggttcagtcccAATTGATGGCCTATAAAAAGGTGTCTCATTACCGACGTGccacacaagaaacatttcatgatggGTAAAAGCAAAGAGCTCTCTCAAGACCTTCGAGACCTTATTGTTGCAAAACATACCAATGGCATTGGTTCCAGAaggatttctatacttctgaatGTTCCAGTGAGCATTTTTGGGGCCATAATCCGGAAGTGGAAAGAACATAATTTCACCATAAACCGGCCACGATCAGGTGCTCCTCGCAAGATTTCTGACAGAGGAGTGAAAAGAATTATCAGAAGAGTTGCCCAAGAGCCAAGGATCACTTCAGAAATTAGCAGGTACAATTGCTCCAAAGAAAACATTAAGTAACGCACTCCACTGCCGTGGCCTGTATGCACGCTCACCACACAAGGCTCTATTGCTAAAGAAAAAGCATGTTGAAGCTCGTTTAAAGTTTGCTGCACGACATTTAGACAAGCCTGTGAAATACTGGGAGAATATAGTCTGGTCAGATAAGACAAAAATTGTACTCTTTAGATGCCATAATACACACCATGTTTGGAGGTCAAATGGCACTGCACATCACCCCAAAACATCATGGTATAGCACTGGCAAAATTCATATAGTTGAAGGaaggatgaatggaaaaatgtaccgagacattcttgataaaaatctgctgccatctaccaggatgatgaagatgaaacaagggtggacatttcagcaagacaatgataccaaacacacagccaaggaaacCCTCAActggtttcagagaaagaaagtaaagcTGCCAGAAtggccagccaatcacctgacttgagTCCATTTGAAAATCTATGgaaagaactaaagatcagagttcatagaagaggcccatggaaccttcaagatttgaagactgtttgtgtggaagaatgggccaaaatcacacctgagcaatgcataAGACTAGTTTATCCATACAGGAGGagtcttgaagctgtcattaccaacaaaggcttttgtacgaagtattaaatacatttcagtaagcgtgttcaatactttttccctgtgtcattccattttattacacagaacttaatttctgaatttatttgttttgttttctttgtatgtatggattacttgggttgttactgacatctggtgaaaatttcatgtcaacagcacctttagaaatatatttactgagaaaaatggtgacgtgttcaatacttattatacacgctgtgtgtgtatatatatatatatatatatatatatatatatatatatatatatatatatatatatatatatatatatatatatatatatatatatatatatatatatatatatatatgtctgtatataaatttagttttgccaaatgtgtttttatgtatgCCCTCCTGAGACCCACACTCTTAAatataaaggtgcttcaaaaggttcttcacagcgatgccatagaagaaccattttggttccacaaagaaccattcagtcaagggttctttaaagaaccatctttttcttacctttttataatctgaagaaccttctttcaccacaaagaacctgttttgtgaaacagaaaggttcttcagatgttaaaggttctttatggaaccatttagacaaaaaggttcttctgtggcttcgtgaagcacctttatttttaagagtgcagctATGGAGTTTTTGTCTCTGTAGTGGacattatatttttgtgaatttctcTGAGACCATACATCACAGTACCTCACAGTTTGTCTGGATGTCCTGTAAAGAGCACATTCAGGGCTTTTTCAGAGATACCAAATGTTTGGAAGTTTCACCATGACCACTCCCTCTCCTTCGCCTTTAAAGATGGCCGATATTAATATAGTGATAAAATTTCCTTATGgaaatatgataatattttgtaattatcatttaaatctgattaattttcaaattgtttGTCATAAATCAATATATCTCAGGGAAATGTTAGGgggtttcaaatcaaaatatgacttCCTGTTATAAAATCATTTCATACATGTCCACTGTAGAAGACACTAGGactaaaaacatgtttattacacattttgggagacaaaacaattgaataggaaaataaattatatatcaatgttcttatgaaatattagatattattatgaaaaccTGGCCAATTATTACTCCCATTATTACACTTTGTTCACCATGCTGTCCCAACATgcacattaatatgcaaattagatacaTTGTATAACATTGTGTTTAATGGGAAAACCAGTTTATGGACATTTTACACATATTGCATAAAGCAAAATGGTATATCAAATAATTCTGCTATATCTTTATAACATAGTTGAGAATCATCCTTATACAAAGtttggtataaaaaaaaaaaaaatcctgaaacctAAAAATTCTCTACAGCAGACaattcaaaaatgttatttttctttttttttcttatgctctaaaaaatgtaatgacatgaaaaaatacaaaatccataaagcttttttttctgAGGATATTAAATTTTTCATACCGTTCAGAATAAAATTGATAAACGTACGCCCTTGAATTGGCGCCCCCTGCTGATCGAGTTCACAGCGGCAGTTAGTTTCCTTAACAACGTGTAAACATATGcggaaaattaaaagtaaattcgtagaataaaaaagaaaacgcAGCTCACAGGTAGGCTTATATTGTTTGCTTTCTCACCCCCACAGATTACTATCTTAACACAGTCGCTTTGAaagtttaataaatgctgttgtttttgtttgtttttcatattaaagATGATCATTTCCTGGCATGAGAGAAAATGAGCAAAACATTAGATACAACATCTCTGTCAGAGGCCTTCATACAGTTCCAGTTAGTAACGTTACGGTCCTTAATATTGTCTATCATCACTGCTTTGCCTATTCTTGTGAGTCTAATATCTTTATTTCTAATAGAATTCAGGTCAAAAGGGAAGAGATTCAAGATTTTGATGAAGAAATATGCCAACTAGAAGATAAGAAGAAAAAACTGATTAAGCTGGTAAGTGTCAACTTTATGTTTGTGAAGATGATGAAGGAAGAAGACTAAACTCAAACGTGTCTGCAGCAGGAGCAGCTGAGAGAAGAGCATAGAGGTCATGTGCGGGAACTGCAGAAAAAGATGAAGGAGCAGGAGAGGAACCTGGAGCAAAGGCAGCGAGAAGATGAAGAGCAGGTGGAGTGCACGGCCCGGGAGAATCTGGAGCTAAAACACAAGCAAGAGAAAGAACTAGAAGGTACTTGAGTGACAACAACAATGTTTTGAGGGAATAGTTCTTTCAAAAAATgactctgtcatcatttactcaccctcaggttcTAACCTTCTGTTACAATAAATGGGGACTGAATCTTTCAAGTTTGAAAAATGAAGCAAAAATACCataaatcaatataaaataatgccATATGACTCGTACTCTATATTCAGCATATTCTAAAGCCATATTTCAGGAGTTTGATTCATGTACTCAGACCAGTAGGACAccttattaataaaacatactgTGTAGAAGCATCCAGATAAATTTTAATATCACTGTCTAACTTAATACTGGCAAGTCTGAGTGAACAGCAGCGCTAATTGTCTCATGAACATGCAGTCCTGAGaagatttttttgttaaataataaatgaaatgtagcttttttttcttccaccaAACCCCATTGCATACACCCAGGAAACCGAGCGAACATTCAGTGATGCTTTtgtgtcttttaaaaaaaaagaattgaaaATCTTTATGCGGTTCACTTTCCACTACCATTATATAGAAAGAGCacaagttgtatttttattctttttttatggtccaaaaaaagaaagaagtgtataTGGCACTACAACAACaccagggtgagtaaattatcatttaatttgaatttttggctgaactaatCCATTAGCCATTTTACAGTTTTCCCacttttcaagcttcaaaaaagaTGCAAAATACCATAAAAGAACATTACACAATTAAATATGACTTGTGAGCTATATTCCTAATCGCATCTAAAGCCATGTACGATAGCTTTGTGTTCATGAGAATCAGATCTTCATACAAAGCTACAGCTACAGAAAACTTGTAATGTAGCCCACAATATGTACAGTCAGTTATGGACTAGTTTTATggttatatgtgaccctggaccacaaaaccagtcttaagtgtcaatttttcaaaattaagatttatacaccatctgaaagctgaataaataagctttccattgatgtatggtttggatctgacaatatttggccgagatacaactatttgaaaatctggaatctgagggtgcaaaaaatattgaaaaaaccGCCGTTAAAGTTGTCGAAATGAAGttctcagcaatgcatattactaatcaaaaatgaagtttatatatatttatggtaagaaatttacaaaatatcttcatggaacatgatctttacttaatatgtGCCAAGGAGATTGGCACATCCTCAagttatgcagaggtcacacagatttgaccgcaatttcaaaaagaagtgactatgtctgtttttgaagcaattgatagcaacattttggaagaaatagtacagcaccttaaatcgtcaacctgctatcttgacacacttcccacatcttttttcaaaagtgtgcttaactgtttagaagcagatctcttagaagtggtgaactcCTCACTtatttctgggacttttccaaactccctgaaaactgcagttgttatgCCCCTTCTGTAAAAACgcaaaaacacaatgttaaacattatagaccaatatcaaatcttcctttcataggtaagattattgaaaaggtagtttttaatcagctgtacaactacttaaactcaaatggatacctggacaattttcaatctggtttcagCGCATCACAGTACAGAGACCGCGCttaagataataaattatattcgcttcaattctgattctggcaaaatatcagtgctggtactactagatcttagtgctgcgtttgtcactgttgatcataacatacttctagagagactggaaaactgggtcgggctttctgggatggtactcgaATGgctcaggtcatacttagaaggcagaggttattatgtgagtataggagagcataagtctaagtggacgtccatgacatgcggagtcccacaaggctcaattcttgcaccactgttgtttagcctgtataagctcccactaagtcaaataatgagaaagaaccaaattacctatcacagctatgctgatgatacccagatttacctagccttatctccaaatgactacagccccattgactccctctgccaatgcattgatgaaataaactgttggatgtgccagaactttcttcagttaaacaaggagaaaactgaagtcattgcatttggaaacaaagatgaagttatcaaggtgaatgcataccttgactctaggggtcaaacaactaaaaatcaagtcaaaaatcttggtgTGATTCTGGACACAGGCCTTAGTttcagtagtcatgtcaaagcagtaactaaatcagcatactatcatctcaaaaacattgcaagaattagatgttttgtgtccggtcaagacttggagaaacttgttcatgcctttatcaccagcagggtggattattgtaatggtctcctcaccagccttccaaagaagaccattagacagctgcagctcatccagaacgctgctgccaggattctgactagaagcagaaaatctgagcatatcacaccagtcctcaggtccttacactggcttccagttacatttaggattgattttaaagtacttttactcatttacaaatccctcaatggcctaggacctaaatacattgcagatatgctcactgaatataaacctaacagaccactcagatcattaggatcgagtcagttagaaataccaaaggttcacacaaaacaaggggagtccgcttttagctattatgccaaAAGTTaaagttggaaccagcttccagaagagatcagatgtgctaaaacattagccacatttaaatccagactcaaaactcatctgtttagctgtgcatttgtcaaatgagcactgtgctacgtccgaactgattgcactatgtataataattttctattcttaactgttttaaattctttttaaataaatttgtatatctttttataatttttttttaattccttgtttttattgttgtgactttttttttccacttccttttatgtaaagcactttgaattatcactgtgtatgaaatgtgctgtataaataaacttgccttgccttgcctaatatcctaatgatttttggcataaaagaaaaatcgataattgtgacccatacaatgtatttttggctattgctacaaatataccccagcgacttaagactggttttgtggtccagagtcacgtaTGTGATACGTATATCACAAAAGTACATCGCTGTGCCTTAGTGAACTTTTTAAAAAGCGTTTGTGTGGTTTATACAGAGCTGCGCTGTAAGCTTGCAAGGCTGCAGGTGCAAGTGAAGGAACTGCAGGAGGAACGGCAGGTATGGCTACAGTATAAGAATGAGGGCAGCGTTAAAGACCAGCAAAAGATACAGAAACTGGAAAAAGATATCGCCTTAACACAAAGGACTTTTCAGGAGATATCAGGTGTGTGGTTTCTCTCTTCTACTTCACCCAGACCACAAATATtcattatgtttaaatataaaatactataCAGTTGTGGTCTTAAGTTGACAGTAATCTTGCAGAATgctaataataatgtaattttttttaaaaattattaatcacTACCCTAAATATGCTTTTTTACATAATGGATGTTTACATACAGCctacaggacaaaaaaaaaaaaaaaattggatgaCTTTACAAAAATTTCTGTTAATATTTTGTCTTATGGACTATTAAACATTGCTATGTGAAACAGCTTATTCAGGAAAGtactactaaataaaaataaatgttctttttaaaacgaataacattttgcagattcttcAAGTATATGTAAGGCAACAGAattatgtttaaatttaataacacaatttaatataaaaaatccAGAATATTTTCAGAGATCTCTGGCTGCAGCTATCAATGAAACTGAGCAAAAAGTAGCACAGAGTTTAAAGGATGGAATTCAGCTCGCCTTTGAGGTACTGTGGACACCTTATTGTTGTCTGAATTGTGAATATTACATCTGTTCTGTGGTACTGAAATGGTCTTTGTGTTTCAGAGAGCAAATGAAAACCTTGATAACATGAGTAAACTAGAGATTAAAGAAATGCATTGGCTGAAAAAACAGGTGTGGTCAtgttttaggttttatttttacatgcgTCTTTTTGTACACGCAAAGCTTACACAATGCCACTCATCATCCATATCAGGTTCCCCTATAT includes:
- the ccdc83 gene encoding coiled-coil domain-containing protein 83, producing the protein MSKTLDTTSLSEAFIQFQIQVKREEIQDFDEEICQLEDKKKKLIKLQEQLREEHRGHVRELQKKMKEQERNLEQRQREDEEQVECTARENLELKHKQEKELEELRCKLARLQVQVKELQEERQVWLQYKNEGSVKDQQKIQKLEKDIALTQRTFQEISEYFQRSLAAAINETEQKVAQSLKDGIQLAFERANENLDNMSKLEIKEMHWLKKQVPLYNEKVAVLESTVHKLEEEILDLVSLSPGNEFLAQSASLGSHDTHNMDRNIMKISPEETSELVDRPWYPLQPLKEVEGAQQKSNVTASGSTTTSTPPDFSESSQTDFMGPTHLGSLEQKLLWVIGKAYPLHPPPNDPADMGEEMTFDLMQTERWPVTTEIIHRKFKQSSSQSGEADEPVNDICENQQLDKN